A region of Streptomyces deccanensis DNA encodes the following proteins:
- a CDS encoding helix-turn-helix domain-containing protein — protein sequence MSHDSTAAPEAAARKLSGRRRKEIVAVLLFSGGPIFESSIPLSVFGIDRQDAGVPRYRLLVCAGEEGPLRTTGGLELTAPNGLEAISRAGTVVVPAWRSITSPPPEEALDALRRAHEEGARIVGLCTGAFVLAAAGLLDGRPATTHWMYAPTLAKRYPSVHVDPRELFVDDGDVLTSAGTAAGIDLCLHIVRTDHGNEAAGALARRLVVPPRRSGGQERYLDRSLPEEIGADPLAEVVAWALEHLHEQFDVETLAARAYMSRRTFDRRFRSLTGSAPLQWLITQRVLQAQRLLETSDYSVDEVAGRCGFRSPVALRGHFRRQLGSSPAAYRAAYRARRPQGEKAGDHHDGPHGVPGPPPVAPEHAPVPLQARRTAAASALAPSASMSTEGAKPELYATGRLPGQRSAP from the coding sequence ATGAGCCACGACTCCACCGCCGCGCCGGAAGCCGCGGCCCGGAAACTGTCCGGGCGACGCCGCAAGGAGATCGTCGCGGTGCTGCTGTTCAGCGGCGGTCCCATCTTCGAGAGTTCCATACCACTGTCGGTGTTCGGGATCGACCGCCAGGACGCCGGCGTACCGCGCTACCGCCTGCTGGTGTGCGCGGGCGAGGAAGGCCCGCTGCGGACCACAGGGGGCCTGGAACTCACCGCACCGAACGGCCTGGAGGCGATCTCGCGGGCGGGCACGGTGGTCGTGCCCGCATGGCGTTCGATCACCTCACCGCCGCCGGAGGAGGCGCTCGACGCACTGCGCCGAGCGCACGAAGAGGGCGCCCGCATCGTCGGGCTGTGCACCGGCGCATTCGTGCTGGCCGCCGCCGGCCTGCTGGACGGCAGGCCCGCGACGACGCACTGGATGTACGCGCCGACGCTGGCCAAGCGCTATCCGTCCGTCCACGTCGACCCACGAGAGCTCTTCGTGGACGACGGGGACGTACTGACCTCGGCCGGCACCGCGGCCGGAATCGATCTCTGTCTGCACATCGTGCGGACGGATCACGGGAACGAGGCGGCGGGCGCGCTGGCCCGTCGTCTGGTGGTCCCACCACGTCGATCGGGCGGCCAGGAGCGCTACCTCGATCGGTCTTTACCCGAGGAGATCGGCGCCGACCCGCTCGCCGAGGTCGTCGCCTGGGCGCTGGAGCACCTCCACGAGCAGTTCGACGTGGAGACGCTCGCGGCACGGGCGTACATGAGCCGTCGTACGTTCGACCGCCGGTTCCGCTCGCTCACCGGGAGCGCTCCCCTGCAGTGGCTGATCACTCAGCGCGTCCTGCAGGCCCAGCGTCTGCTGGAGACGTCGGACTACTCGGTGGACGAGGTCGCGGGGCGCTGCGGCTTCCGTTCGCCGGTGGCGCTGCGCGGGCACTTCCGGCGGCAGCTCGGTTCGTCGCCGGCGGCGTACCGGGCGGCGTACCGGGCCCGGCGGCCGCAGGGCGAGAAGGCCGGCGACCACCACGACGGCCCGCACGGCGTCCCGGGGCCGCCCCCGGTGGCGCCGGAGCACGCGCCGGTACCGCTGCAGGCCCGGCGCACGGCCGCGGCGAGCGCCCTGGCGCCGTCGGCGTCCATGTCCACGGAGGGCGCCAAGCCGGAGCTGTACGCGACGGGCCGCCTGCCGGGCCAGCGCAGCGCGCCGTAG
- the orn gene encoding oligoribonuclease, translated as MNDRMVWIDCEMTGLSLSDDALIEVAALVTDSELNVLGEGVDIVVRPPDSALETMPEVVREMHTASGLLDALAGGTTLADAEEQVLAYVREHVKEPRKAPLCGNSVGTDRGFLLRDMPTLEEYLHYRIVDVSSIKELARRWYPRAYFNSPEKNGNHRALADIRESIVELRYYREAIFVPQPGPDSDTARTIAAKHVLPGR; from the coding sequence ATGAACGATCGCATGGTGTGGATCGACTGCGAGATGACCGGCCTCTCGCTGTCGGACGACGCGCTCATCGAGGTGGCCGCCCTCGTCACCGACTCCGAGCTGAACGTGCTCGGCGAGGGAGTCGACATCGTCGTCCGCCCGCCGGACTCGGCGCTGGAGACGATGCCGGAGGTGGTGCGCGAGATGCACACCGCGTCCGGCCTGCTGGACGCCCTGGCCGGCGGCACGACGCTCGCCGACGCCGAGGAGCAGGTGCTGGCGTACGTACGGGAACACGTGAAGGAACCGCGCAAGGCTCCGCTGTGCGGCAACTCGGTGGGCACGGACCGGGGCTTCCTCCTGCGGGACATGCCGACGCTGGAGGAGTACCTGCACTACCGCATCGTGGACGTCTCCTCGATCAAGGAGCTGGCGCGGCGCTGGTACCCGAGGGCGTACTTCAACAGCCCGGAGAAGAACGGCAACCACCGGGCCCTCGCCGACATCCGCGAATCCATCGTCGAACTCCGCTACTACCGCGAGGCGATCTTCGTGCCCCAGCCCGGCCCCGACTCGGACACGGCCCGCACGATCGCCGCGAAGCACGTCCTGCCCGGCCGGTAG
- a CDS encoding pyridoxamine 5'-phosphate oxidase family protein, which yields MGAVASPDFDVDDFLRQPLTARLATNGPTVRPVWFLWEDGAFWVLTGPWARLFDRVKEDPRLALAVDECDLATGRVRQVIARGRGELVPFDVPRGRRKLTRYLGADETTWDTRFVHYLHDAPTERGTTWLRLTPDTLTATDLSYATTLP from the coding sequence ATGGGAGCCGTGGCCTCTCCTGACTTCGACGTGGACGACTTCCTGCGGCAGCCCCTCACCGCCCGCCTCGCGACCAACGGCCCCACGGTGCGGCCTGTCTGGTTCCTCTGGGAGGACGGTGCCTTCTGGGTGCTGACGGGGCCGTGGGCCCGCTTGTTCGACCGGGTGAAGGAAGACCCACGCCTCGCCCTCGCCGTGGACGAATGCGATCTCGCGACGGGGCGGGTCCGGCAGGTGATCGCTCGCGGACGCGGTGAGCTGGTGCCGTTCGACGTGCCGAGAGGCCGACGCAAACTGACCCGCTACCTGGGAGCCGACGAAACCACCTGGGACACCCGCTTCGTCCACTACCTGCACGACGCCCCGACCGAACGAGGCACGACGTGGCTCCGCCTGACCCCCGACACGCTCACGGCGACGGACCTCAGCTACGCGACCACGCTTCCCTGA
- a CDS encoding serine/threonine protein kinase yields the protein MEKVGGGGGSTGDHPLLGVDGVEGPIGDYLARIGDVFRVFGRQDSGCVAYGVQLPDRDERWFVKTALGGRGLRSLERAWDFHRSVRHPVIVPQLHRIASRFGSAVVMPWRDGEVLYDPAEHGRGDRRSPGSPMARFRALPVDRIEEAFARVLDAHIAVEDAGYVAVDLYDGALLYDFAAGEMSLIDLDEYRPGPFVLDAERLPGSTRFMAPEEFARGATIDARTTVHALGRTARLLLDAGDEERAWRGTAAQLDVLERATHPDPGERFAGVREFREAWSRS from the coding sequence ATGGAGAAGGTTGGTGGTGGCGGGGGAAGCACGGGCGACCACCCGCTGTTGGGTGTCGACGGGGTCGAAGGCCCCATAGGGGACTACCTGGCCCGCATCGGCGACGTCTTCCGGGTGTTCGGGAGGCAGGACTCAGGGTGCGTGGCCTATGGCGTTCAGCTGCCGGACCGCGATGAGCGGTGGTTCGTGAAGACGGCCCTCGGTGGGAGGGGGCTGCGGTCGTTGGAGCGGGCGTGGGACTTCCACCGGTCCGTCCGACACCCGGTGATCGTCCCGCAGCTGCATCGGATCGCGTCCCGGTTCGGGTCGGCCGTGGTCATGCCCTGGCGGGACGGCGAGGTGCTGTACGACCCCGCCGAGCATGGCAGAGGGGACCGGAGGAGCCCCGGCAGCCCGATGGCGCGCTTCCGCGCGCTGCCCGTCGACCGGATCGAGGAGGCCTTCGCCCGCGTCCTCGACGCCCATATTGCCGTCGAGGACGCAGGGTACGTCGCCGTGGATCTCTACGACGGCGCCCTGCTGTACGACTTTGCGGCGGGGGAGATGAGCCTGATCGACCTCGACGAGTACCGCCCGGGCCCCTTCGTGCTGGACGCCGAGCGGCTGCCAGGATCCACGCGTTTCATGGCGCCGGAGGAGTTCGCGCGCGGCGCGACCATCGACGCGCGCACCACGGTCCACGCGCTGGGGCGCACCGCACGGCTGTTGCTGGACGCCGGCGACGAGGAGCGCGCCTGGCGGGGTACGGCGGCCCAACTCGACGTCCTGGAGCGGGCCACGCACCCCGATCCCGGTGAACGCTTCGCGGGGGTGCGGGAGTTCAGGGAAGCGTGGTCGCGTAGCTGA
- a CDS encoding LacI family DNA-binding transcriptional regulator, whose amino-acid sequence MAGHGARGRSGGRPTLEEVAARAGVGRGTVSRVINGSPRVSDATRAAVEAAVAELGYVPNTAARALAANRTDAIAMVVPEPETRFFAEPYFSDILKGVGAQLSETEMQLLLIFAGSDRERRRLAQYLAAHRVDGVLLVSVHADDPLPDLLSQLEIPAVISGPRSEHETLPSVDSDNYGGGRSAVEHLIERGRTRIATITGRLDVYGAQRRVVGYREALVDAGREVDERLIVPGDFTEEGGRRAMKELLSRRPDLDAVFVESDVMASGARQVLREAGRRIPDDVALVGYDDSAIARHMDPPLTSVRQPIEEMGRAMIDLLLDEIADRRPAVSRGLERRQVVLPTELVARASS is encoded by the coding sequence GTGGCAGGCCACGGAGCACGGGGCCGGAGCGGTGGCCGGCCGACGTTGGAAGAGGTCGCCGCACGGGCCGGTGTGGGCCGGGGGACGGTGTCCCGGGTGATCAACGGCTCGCCCCGGGTCAGTGACGCGACCCGCGCGGCGGTCGAGGCGGCGGTCGCGGAGCTCGGCTACGTCCCGAACACGGCGGCGCGGGCGCTCGCGGCGAACCGCACGGATGCGATCGCGATGGTCGTGCCGGAGCCGGAGACCCGCTTCTTCGCGGAACCGTACTTCTCCGACATCCTCAAGGGCGTGGGCGCCCAGCTGTCCGAGACGGAGATGCAGCTCCTGCTGATTTTCGCGGGCAGCGACCGGGAGCGGCGCCGCCTGGCCCAGTACCTGGCCGCGCACCGTGTCGACGGGGTCCTCCTGGTCTCGGTCCACGCCGACGACCCGCTCCCGGATCTGCTGTCGCAACTGGAGATCCCGGCGGTGATCAGCGGCCCCCGCTCGGAGCACGAGACGCTCCCCTCCGTCGACTCCGACAACTACGGGGGCGGCCGCTCGGCGGTGGAACACCTGATCGAGCGGGGCCGCACCCGGATCGCCACGATCACCGGGCGCCTGGACGTCTACGGCGCCCAGCGCCGGGTCGTCGGCTACCGCGAGGCCCTCGTCGACGCCGGCCGCGAGGTCGACGAGCGCCTGATCGTCCCCGGCGACTTCACGGAGGAGGGCGGCCGCCGGGCGATGAAGGAACTGCTGTCCCGCCGCCCCGACCTCGACGCGGTCTTCGTCGAGTCCGACGTCATGGCGTCGGGCGCCCGCCAGGTCCTCCGCGAGGCGGGCCGCCGCATACCTGACGACGTCGCCCTCGTCGGCTACGACGACTCGGCGATCGCCCGCCACATGGATCCCCCTCTGACCAGCGTCCGCCAGCCCATCGAGGAAATGGGCCGCGCCATGATCGACCTCCTCCTCGACGAGATCGCCGACCGCCGCCCGGCGGTGTCGAGGGGCTTGGAACGACGCCAGGTGGTGCTTCCTACGGAGTTGGTGGCGCGGGCTTCGTCGTGA
- a CDS encoding ABC transporter substrate-binding protein has protein sequence MRARTRTARKTVVLAAVAALGAGLLAGCAEDSGGSSNEGDGNGDTGGKTTLTVGTFGVFGYKQAGLYDEYMKQNPDIVIKENVTTKTSVYWPKTLTRLQAGSGTDDIQAIEIGNIAEAVQSQGNKFVDLGKEVDKSQWLDWKNQQATTKDGKLIGLGTDIGPMAICYRKDLFEKAGLETDRTKLAEQWKGDWSKYVDLGKEYMKKAPSGTKFVDSASSVYNAALGGASERYYDKDGNPIWEKSTGVKDAWDAAMSVATSDMSAKLKQFETPWDQGYAKGSFATVACPAWMIGYIQEKSGDSGKGKWDVAAAPTAANWGGAFIGVPTASKHQKEAIALAKWLTAPEQQAKVFAKQASFPSTPSAYPTLKPSPDTTAYFSDAPLTQIFSDSAKTIPVQHFGTKDQPIGTAIADIGIVQVEQKGKSPEEGWEAASKEIKDVLGQ, from the coding sequence ATGCGAGCACGTACCCGAACCGCCCGCAAGACGGTGGTCCTGGCAGCCGTCGCCGCCCTGGGCGCGGGGCTGCTGGCCGGCTGCGCCGAGGACTCCGGCGGCTCGTCGAACGAGGGTGACGGAAACGGCGACACCGGGGGCAAGACCACGCTGACGGTCGGCACCTTCGGCGTCTTCGGCTACAAGCAGGCCGGCCTGTACGACGAGTACATGAAGCAGAACCCGGACATCGTCATCAAGGAGAACGTCACCACCAAGACCTCGGTCTACTGGCCCAAGACGCTCACCCGGCTGCAGGCCGGCTCCGGCACCGACGACATCCAGGCGATCGAGATCGGCAACATCGCCGAGGCCGTGCAGTCCCAGGGCAACAAGTTCGTGGACCTCGGCAAGGAGGTCGACAAGTCGCAGTGGCTGGACTGGAAGAACCAGCAGGCCACCACCAAGGACGGCAAGCTCATCGGGCTCGGCACCGACATCGGCCCGATGGCGATCTGCTACCGCAAGGACCTGTTCGAGAAGGCGGGCCTCGAGACCGACCGCACCAAGCTCGCGGAGCAGTGGAAGGGCGACTGGAGCAAGTACGTCGACCTCGGCAAGGAGTACATGAAGAAGGCGCCGTCGGGCACCAAGTTCGTGGACTCGGCGTCCTCCGTCTACAACGCGGCCCTCGGTGGCGCGTCCGAGCGCTACTACGACAAGGACGGCAACCCCATCTGGGAGAAGTCCACGGGCGTGAAGGACGCCTGGGACGCGGCCATGTCCGTGGCGACCAGCGACATGTCGGCGAAGCTGAAGCAGTTCGAGACGCCCTGGGACCAGGGGTACGCCAAGGGCTCCTTCGCCACGGTGGCCTGCCCGGCCTGGATGATCGGCTACATCCAGGAGAAGTCCGGTGACTCCGGGAAGGGCAAGTGGGACGTGGCGGCGGCGCCGACCGCGGCCAACTGGGGCGGCGCGTTCATCGGTGTGCCGACGGCGAGCAAGCACCAGAAGGAGGCCATCGCGCTGGCGAAGTGGCTGACCGCCCCCGAGCAGCAGGCCAAGGTCTTCGCCAAGCAGGCCAGCTTCCCGTCGACCCCGTCGGCGTACCCGACGCTCAAGCCGAGCCCCGACACCACCGCGTACTTCTCCGACGCGCCGCTGACGCAGATCTTCTCCGACTCGGCGAAGACGATCCCGGTGCAGCACTTCGGCACCAAGGACCAGCCGATCGGCACCGCGATCGCCGACATCGGCATCGTGCAGGTCGAGCAGAAGGGCAAGAGCCCTGAGGAGGGCTGGGAGGCCGCCAGCAAGGAGATCAAGGACGTGCTCGGCCAGTGA
- a CDS encoding carbohydrate ABC transporter permease, with product MTSSKEALAHSAASAETAPGDEPGAVRGAQGRGTPSAGTDSWRSRLYRWDMKASPYVFISPFFLIFGAFSLVPLLYTGWYSLHNVQLSDLDNQTWVGLDNYQNLLSSDFFWNSLWVTFSIGVIATVPQLLVAIGIAHLLNYRLRGSTVWRVIMLTPYATSVAAATLVFVLLFSWDGGMVNWLLDFVGIDPVNWRESNWGSKFAVSTIVIWRWTGYNALIYLAAMQAIPGDLYESASLDGANRWQQFIHVTIPQLRPTILFTAVVSTIGATQLFGEPLLFGGADGSKGGSEHQYQTLGLYMYDQGFMIGNLGKASAIAWTMFLILLIVAAINLLLTRRLRKTP from the coding sequence GTGACCAGCTCCAAAGAGGCACTCGCGCATTCCGCGGCGAGCGCCGAGACCGCGCCCGGCGATGAGCCGGGCGCGGTCCGGGGCGCTCAGGGTCGCGGTACGCCGTCGGCCGGCACCGACTCGTGGCGCAGCCGGCTGTACCGCTGGGACATGAAGGCGTCCCCGTACGTCTTCATCTCCCCCTTCTTCCTGATCTTCGGGGCGTTCTCGCTCGTCCCGCTGCTGTACACGGGCTGGTACTCGCTGCACAACGTGCAGCTGTCCGACCTGGACAACCAGACCTGGGTGGGCCTGGACAACTACCAGAACCTGCTGTCCTCGGACTTCTTCTGGAACTCCCTCTGGGTCACCTTCTCCATCGGCGTGATCGCGACCGTGCCCCAGCTGCTGGTGGCGATCGGCATCGCGCACCTGCTCAACTACCGGCTGCGCGGCTCGACCGTGTGGCGGGTCATCATGCTGACCCCGTACGCCACGTCGGTGGCGGCGGCCACCCTGGTCTTCGTGCTGCTGTTCTCCTGGGACGGCGGCATGGTGAACTGGCTGCTGGACTTCGTCGGGATCGACCCCGTCAACTGGCGTGAGTCCAACTGGGGTTCGAAGTTCGCGGTCTCCACGATCGTGATCTGGCGGTGGACCGGCTACAACGCGCTGATCTACCTCGCGGCGATGCAGGCGATCCCCGGCGATCTGTACGAGTCGGCGTCCCTCGACGGCGCGAACCGCTGGCAGCAGTTCATCCATGTGACGATCCCGCAGCTGCGGCCGACGATCCTGTTCACGGCGGTCGTCTCCACGATCGGCGCGACCCAACTCTTCGGTGAGCCCCTGCTGTTCGGTGGGGCCGACGGTTCCAAGGGCGGCTCGGAGCACCAGTACCAGACGCTCGGCCTGTACATGTACGACCAGGGCTTCATGATCGGCAACCTCGGCAAGGCGTCCGCCATCGCCTGGACGATGTTCCTGATCCTGCTGATCGTGGCCGCGATCAACCTGCTGCTCACCCGACGGCTGAGGAAGACCCCATGA
- a CDS encoding carbohydrate ABC transporter permease — translation MTTSELTRPRAPQRAPETKASRRRVMGAGKQMHAGPLTYIVLTVFAVGSLAPLLWTAIAASRTSERLAEAPPPLWFGGNLFKNLETAWEQAGLGTAMLNTTLVAGTITIGTVLFSTLAGFAFAKLRFRFSSLLLLLTIGTMMIPPQLAVVPLYLWMSDLNWSNQLQTVILPTLVSAFGTFFMRQYLVQALPSELIEAARVDGASSLRIVWHVVFPAARPAMAVLGLLTFVMAWNDFLWPILALNQQNPTVQVALNALGTGYIPDQSVIMAGALLGTLPLLIAFLLFGKQIVGGIMQGAIKG, via the coding sequence ATGACCACGAGCGAACTGACCCGTCCCCGGGCCCCGCAGCGGGCGCCGGAGACGAAGGCCTCCCGCCGCCGGGTGATGGGCGCGGGCAAGCAGATGCACGCGGGGCCGCTCACCTACATCGTCCTGACCGTCTTCGCCGTGGGTTCGCTCGCGCCCCTGCTGTGGACGGCGATCGCGGCCTCGCGCACCAGCGAGCGGCTCGCCGAGGCGCCGCCGCCGCTGTGGTTCGGCGGCAACCTGTTCAAGAACCTGGAGACCGCCTGGGAGCAGGCCGGGCTCGGCACCGCGATGCTCAACACGACGCTCGTGGCCGGGACGATCACCATCGGTACGGTGCTGTTCTCCACGCTCGCCGGGTTCGCCTTCGCCAAGCTGCGGTTCCGGTTCTCCAGTCTCCTGCTGCTGCTGACCATCGGCACGATGATGATCCCGCCGCAGCTGGCCGTCGTCCCGCTGTATCTGTGGATGAGCGACCTGAACTGGTCCAACCAGCTCCAGACGGTCATCCTGCCCACGCTGGTCAGCGCGTTCGGCACGTTCTTCATGCGGCAGTACCTGGTCCAGGCCCTGCCCTCCGAGCTGATCGAGGCGGCCCGCGTCGACGGGGCGAGCAGCCTGCGGATCGTGTGGCACGTGGTCTTCCCGGCGGCGCGGCCGGCGATGGCGGTGCTGGGGCTGCTCACCTTCGTGATGGCCTGGAACGACTTCCTGTGGCCCATTCTCGCCCTGAACCAGCAGAACCCGACGGTCCAGGTGGCCCTCAACGCCCTCGGCACCGGCTACATCCCCGACCAGTCGGTGATCATGGCGGGTGCGCTGCTCGGCACGTTGCCGCTGCTGATCGCCTTCCTCCTGTTCGGCAAGCAGATCGTCGGCGGCATCATGCAGGGCGCGATCAAGGGGTGA
- a CDS encoding GH1 family beta-glucosidase, with protein sequence MPEPVNPVTPVTFPPAFLWGAATSAYQIEGAVREDGRTPSIWDTFSHTPGKTAGGETGDIAVDHYHRYRDDVAMMADLGLNSYRFSISWSRVQPTGRGPAVQKGLDFYRRLVDELLDKGIKPAVTLYHWDLPQELEDAGGWPERDIVHRFAEYARIVGEALGDRVEQWITLNEPWCTAFLGYGSGVHAPGRTDPVASLRAAHHLNVAHGLGVAALRSAMPARNAIAVSLNSSVVRPITNSPEDVAAARKIDDLANGVFHGPMLHGAYPETLFAATSSLTDWSFVQDGDVATANQPLDALGLNYYTPTLVGAADADLKGPRADGHGASEHSPWPGADDVLFHQTPGDRTEMGWTIDPTGLHELIMRYAREAPGLPMYVTENGAAYDDKMDSDGRVHDPERIAYLHGHLRAVRRAIAEGADVRGYYLWSLMDNFEWAYGYGKRFGAVYVDYATLTRTPKSSAYWYGQAAKTGALPPLVTTPA encoded by the coding sequence ATGCCTGAACCCGTGAACCCGGTCACCCCGGTGACCTTTCCTCCCGCCTTCCTCTGGGGCGCGGCCACCTCCGCCTACCAGATCGAGGGGGCGGTGCGGGAGGACGGCCGTACGCCCTCCATCTGGGACACCTTCAGCCACACCCCGGGCAAGACCGCCGGTGGCGAGACCGGTGACATCGCTGTCGACCACTACCACCGCTACCGCGACGACGTGGCGATGATGGCCGACCTGGGCCTCAACTCGTACCGCTTCTCGATCTCCTGGTCGCGGGTGCAGCCGACGGGCCGGGGCCCGGCCGTGCAGAAGGGCCTGGACTTCTACCGGCGGCTGGTCGACGAGCTGCTGGACAAGGGCATCAAGCCGGCCGTGACCCTCTACCACTGGGACCTCCCGCAGGAGTTGGAGGACGCGGGCGGCTGGCCCGAGCGGGACATCGTGCACCGCTTCGCCGAGTACGCGCGGATCGTGGGCGAGGCGCTGGGCGACCGGGTCGAGCAGTGGATCACGCTCAACGAGCCGTGGTGCACCGCGTTCCTGGGCTACGGCTCCGGAGTGCACGCGCCGGGCCGTACGGACCCGGTGGCGTCGCTGCGCGCGGCCCACCACCTGAACGTGGCGCACGGGCTGGGCGTCGCGGCGCTCCGCTCGGCGATGCCCGCCCGCAACGCGATCGCGGTGAGCCTGAACTCGTCGGTGGTCCGGCCGATCACCAACTCCCCCGAGGACGTGGCGGCGGCGCGGAAGATCGACGACCTGGCCAACGGGGTCTTCCACGGTCCGATGCTGCACGGCGCGTACCCGGAGACCCTGTTCGCCGCGACCTCGTCGCTGACGGACTGGTCGTTCGTGCAGGACGGCGACGTGGCGACGGCCAACCAGCCACTGGACGCACTCGGGTTGAACTACTACACGCCGACGCTGGTGGGCGCGGCGGACGCCGACCTGAAGGGCCCCAGGGCCGACGGGCACGGGGCGAGCGAGCACTCGCCGTGGCCGGGCGCGGACGACGTCCTGTTCCACCAGACGCCGGGCGACCGTACGGAGATGGGCTGGACCATCGACCCGACGGGCCTGCACGAGCTGATCATGCGGTACGCGCGGGAGGCTCCGGGGCTGCCGATGTACGTGACGGAGAACGGCGCCGCCTACGACGACAAGATGGACTCCGACGGCCGCGTCCACGACCCCGAGCGCATCGCCTACCTCCACGGCCACCTGCGCGCGGTCCGCCGCGCGATCGCCGAGGGGGCGGACGTCCGCGGCTACTACCTGTGGTCCCTGATGGACAACTTCGAGTGGGCGTACGGCTACGGGAAGCGGTTCGGCGCCGTGTACGTCGACTACGCGACCCTCACCCGTACGCCGAAGTCGAGCGCGTACTGGTACGGCCAGGCGGCGAAGACGGGCGCGCTGCCGCCGCTGGTGACGACTCCGGCGTAA
- a CDS encoding GNAT family N-acetyltransferase: MLIRAYARDDLARLTELTIDTFRPFFEDSVGPVLDGLVLTTLHADWRGDYRELVPTLHDPAEHRYVAVAESADGVIAGYVAWQADLTRHHGEIVLLAVDERHRGDGTGTALCEHAFADLRGRGTRLVEIGTGGDAFHAPARALYESLGCVPFPTAHYYRRL, from the coding sequence ATGCTCATTCGCGCATACGCCCGGGACGACCTGGCACGACTGACCGAACTCACCATCGACACGTTCCGGCCGTTCTTCGAGGACTCCGTCGGACCGGTGCTCGACGGGCTCGTCCTCACCACGCTGCACGCCGACTGGCGCGGTGACTACCGCGAACTGGTGCCCACCCTGCACGACCCGGCCGAGCACAGGTACGTCGCGGTGGCCGAGTCCGCCGACGGCGTGATCGCCGGGTACGTCGCCTGGCAGGCCGACCTGACCCGGCACCACGGCGAGATAGTCCTGCTCGCCGTGGACGAGCGGCACCGCGGCGACGGCACGGGCACCGCCCTGTGCGAGCACGCCTTCGCCGACCTGCGCGGACGCGGCACGAGGCTCGTCGAGATCGGCACCGGCGGCGACGCCTTCCACGCCCCCGCCCGCGCCCTCTACGAGAGCCTCGGCTGCGTCCCGTTCCCCACGGCGCACTACTACCGGCGGCTCTGA
- a CDS encoding NUDIX domain-containing protein — protein MTQLVAAVIVHDRAAGRVLLLQRGEHARFARGRWDLPVGKSEPGEPVTGAAVRELYEETGLTVKPEALEVAHVIHAARGVEAPDGFLTVVFVAHEWTGEPENREPTKHSQVRWFATDSLPEDFVEGNAGALRGYLADGPRMSLYGWA, from the coding sequence GTGACGCAGTTGGTCGCCGCCGTCATCGTCCACGACCGGGCCGCGGGCCGGGTCCTCCTCCTCCAGCGGGGCGAGCACGCCAGGTTCGCCCGGGGACGGTGGGATCTGCCCGTCGGGAAGAGCGAGCCCGGGGAGCCCGTCACCGGGGCCGCCGTGCGCGAGCTGTACGAGGAGACCGGGCTGACCGTGAAGCCGGAGGCGCTGGAGGTCGCGCACGTCATCCACGCGGCCCGGGGCGTCGAGGCGCCGGACGGCTTCCTCACCGTCGTCTTCGTCGCCCACGAGTGGACGGGCGAGCCCGAGAACCGGGAACCGACCAAGCACTCCCAGGTCCGCTGGTTCGCCACCGACTCCCTCCCCGAGGACTTCGTGGAGGGCAACGCCGGCGCGCTGCGCGGCTATCTCGCCGACGGTCCCCGGATGTCCCTGTACGGGTGGGCGTGA